In the Nothobranchius furzeri strain GRZ-AD chromosome 15, NfurGRZ-RIMD1, whole genome shotgun sequence genome, one interval contains:
- the LOC129164811 gene encoding L-rhamnose-binding lectin SML-like — MASRLLFLLLLGNMFCEAFADHVIICEHTTIKLMCDQGMIISVDSAEYGRHDTTTCSEGHPPSELQDTSCSSYSDIVAENCDGDNSCSITASNDVFGDPCFGTYKYLHVIYYCY, encoded by the exons ATGGCGTCACGTCTGCTCTTCCTGCTGCTCCTCGGAAAT ATGTTTTGTGAAGCTTTcgcag ATCATGTCATCATTTGTGAGCATACAACAATCAAGCTGATGTGTG ATCAAGGAATGATCATCAGCGTGGATTCTGCTGAGTATGGACGTCATGACACCACCACCTGCTCCGAAGGACATCCTCCATCTGAGCTCCAAGACACCTCCTGCTCCAGTTACTCTGATATTGTTGCTGAAAA CTGTGACGGGGATAACAGCTGCAGCATCACAGCCAGTAACGATGTTTTTGGAGACCCCTGCTTTGGAACCTACAAGTACCTGCACGTGATCTACTACTGTTACTGA